The Daphnia carinata strain CSIRO-1 chromosome 9, CSIRO_AGI_Dcar_HiC_V3, whole genome shotgun sequence nucleotide sequence gaaccaAGTTTGTTGGGGTTCTAACGACGTGGCGTATTTCAAGTACCTCACAGAATTGATTCGCTGTTAAACGCAGCAATGTTTTTTGGTTCCTAAAAGGTTGCGACAGCTTTTCAGGATGAGGTTTCTGGAGCAGCCGGCGTTGGTCTTGCATGTTGCTGCATATTCGTATTGAAATCAGAAACACTTGATTAATAAAATAGATGTCCATAATAGCACTTTAGTAAATTATAAATAGTGCGTACATAGGGGATTGCAGAGGATTCGAAAGGTGGGTAAATCTTCGGCAGTTGCATTAGTTACAACTGGTGATTCGGTTATTGGCACCAAGACGTAATAATGCGGAAGGTAATAAACGGGGCCATACTGAGGTGCACAATCGCAGAAGATAATGGCCAACGCAGTTAAAAGGGTAATGAATTTCTGTgcaaattcaaataatttaaacGTTGAAATTATGACTGAGCTCTTTGTAATGTAAGCAAAAGCAACAAAGACTTACGAAGGCCTTTTGTGGAGACATGTTGGTTGCCGCTGCAAATGATGCTGACAGAATGGAGACGGAACAAGACTTCGTGTCTCCTTCTATATTCCGATAAGAGTTCTTAAACATTCGCATATCTTAATCGCAAAAGAAATTGCTTTATTTTTCACGCTTGTCTCGCCATATGTCTTACGAACCAACATTCAATTTAAACATTCGACTATTAACCTTTTAATGACTTTTACGAGCCAACAACGGACTGTGAAGCCATTAAATACAAGACACGCCAAGCGTGAAGTTATTACCTTCGTGCATTTGCCGAGTATTGTTTGTTCCCTCCGGCTTGAATGTGTTATTTTCTATACATTACCGGAGGCCATCAGGtcatttttcaaagagaaaaatagtGGAAGGCGAACAGTGTCAAGTTCGCTTGCAGGTAACACCACCAAACTGAGCACCTGGAATTCAGACTTGAAACCGAGTCCAATACAAAAATGCGTTGGCCAGTTGAACATCAACAGAAATGTTAATCGTGTAGTGCATTTATTTGTGTATTTATTCATATTGACCATGATGTCATCACGCGAACTGTTGTAATGCAAACAGGTAAAACATGAAAAGGTACCGTCGCTTTCGTTTCATTTGTCGAGTCATCGCATTATTGGCGATAGCCATTTTCACTACGGTAATAGCGATCGTGTTAGCGACTCGACTGCCGCATCAAGGCCAGCACAAACTGAAGCCCAGTCCAGTCCCAAGCCCAGCAATAGGGTCCAGCAGTTCCAAGGTGAAAACCATTTTGTACTGGAACTCTTGGGATCCGACGATGGGCGACCAGCCGTTAATCAAAGCTCAATGTCCCGTGACCGCTTGTTTGTTCACTCCCGATCTGACACTGTTCAATCAGAGTGACATTGTTCTCATCTCCATCGAAACGACTCCCGATTTCTTAGTAAATCGTTTACCCCATCAGCGGTTCGTTTTCTTCGTCATGGAATCGCCTACCAACACTCATCAGCTGCCTCTGCTTCAAAACAATCGAACGCGTTACAACTACTTCAACTGGACCATGAGCTATAGACGGGATTCCGATATCGTCCTGCGTGATTTCCTGGGAGCTGTTGTGTCTAAAAAACATCGTGACCATCAGTACCCACCTCGAAATGAACAAAGATCGAACAGGACGATTAAACTCTCTTCTGTGGACACTCTGGAAAGGCTGGTCACGAACAGAGGAAACAGGACGAAGGCGAACGCTGACGTATCGATAATCAACCCCTGGGTacgaaagaaatcgaaattgGTGGCCTGGTTCGTGTCGCATTGCGATACTCCCATCCAACGAGAAGAATATGCCCGTCAACTGAGCCAGCACGTCCCAGTCGACATGTACGGCCGATGTGGAACCAAGCAACAAGTGACTTCGATTTGCGATTCGGCAGAAGATCCTTACAACTGTGAGGAGAGTGAAGCATTACGAGCTAAATACAAGTTTTATTTGGCTTTCGAGAATTCATGGTGTCCAGATTACGTCACCGAGAAATTCTATCGAACTTTACAGTTTGACACGGTGCCCATCGTCCTCGGTGGAGCCGATTATCAGCGTTTCGCACCTCCGCATTCCTACATCAACGCCCTGGACTTCTCAACGCCCAAAGAGCTGGCCGATTATCTTTTGTTGTTGGACAGCTCGCAAGAGCTATACGCCCAGTATTTCCAATGGAGAAATGATTACAACGTCTTCGTACCTGCCTTGGACGGTTGGTGTGATTTGTGTCGGATGGCTCACGACGAAACTCTTCCGGCCAAAGTGTATCCAGACATCAAACAGTGGTGGATAGACAACGGCGAATGTGAAACTGACCgaactaaatatttttaaatgtatcttttttttttaactgtgtGTGTATTGCAAAAGATTTTTAGTCAGAATTAACGAGAATTAACGGAAATTAGTTCAGGAATTAACGAATAAAATCATGTCGAAATAAATTCAGCCATTCTTTTAGCCGTGATTGGGCAATTCTCTTCCGCCAGAATGGCGTACAATTGACGTGTTCCCATTCGAACAGGTTCGTTGGATGAGAGGAAGTTCCACAAATGAACGCCGTAACTTGAATTAATCATATTAAGCGACTGATCAGACGCATCCTCGAAATACAAATGCCAAAAGGGTGGACCGATGGGGCAGAAATGTTTGTAAGACAAAAGACAGACATCAGGGCACTTCCCAAGGCCGGTTCCATTGCTACACAATCGAACGTAGACATCCGTCAGCGCCGTGGGTCCATGTAAATAATAATCTTCTGGATCATATCCTTTCGATAAATAATCAATGAGTTCTTTAACGAGTCTGTGCTTAGCTTCAAAATGCATAACGCCGTTGTTCAATTGCCGCCCGTCGATGCCTTCTACCAGTACAACATTGTGCAGCAGCTTCTCGTCTAATGGCTTTAAAACAACATAGTCCAGGTCCATGTAAAGGCCGCCATGTCTATACATGGAGACGAGTCGGATGTAGTCAGAGAGATGGGCCGTCCGAAATCGGCTCTGTCGCCATTCGCCGTTTTCGTACCACGACTGCAAGGCAGagcctttaaaaaattggTCGTTGTTGATCAAAACAACATTGACGTTAGAATAATGATTATTTAGAATGTCCATCCATGGGCCGTTGGTTCCTGAAACGTCCAGAGATTTGGCAGACATGAATAGCTGGACAGGTCTGGTAGGATTGTGTTTGGCTACCGATTCGATTGTGCAGCACTGTTTGAAATTGAGACTTCCACGGCCACTcgtttcgtgaaaaaaaatgcgtcTGCTGTCCATTGCGAcatctttgttttgatgaCGAAGCGGTGGAATAATGAAATTGAGATAACACAATGTAACAAATGCAATACAAATAATGGTGATTATCTTTGTGGCATTTACAAATTTGTATTTCAACCGAAATTTGACGGGAATGGTTGGCATGATGAATAACAACCGACTACTGGATACAATACATGACAGCAGTTGGACGGTGGTTAGTTGCTATGAAACTGTAAGAGCCTCGAGCAAAATCAGCTGTAAATGAAGCCCTTCTAGCGGATTGTTGCCAAGGTCAAgaattaattttgaaattcagAGGCCCTGGCCACTGATATTGGACAATGGATTTGCGCCAGGGCACCGAAAACGCTAGGGTTATTTGAGAGGTCTGCAGGATTATTTCCGACGGACTTCCACGTATGAACGCCATAGCTGTTTTTCAGTTTAGTTAAAACGCCCGATCCCTTTAAAGACTTGGCCCTCCAATTGTTCACCTTTTCAGCGAACATCTTCCcaaagggcaaaaagaaattagatgGCAGCAGGTGGATGTCTTTGCAAGTGTTGGATTCCGGATTGCCTCGTACTAATGCGCACGAGGAATGCATCAACGAACCAACAGCCTGAGATCCGTGAAACCCTAAATCAAGAGGGTCGTATTCTTCAGCTAGCAATCGCATCATTCCCGTAGCTAACCAATGGCCCACTTCCAGATGCATCACACTACTACTTACGGCTTTCATGGCGACACCGTCGTAAGACAAGAAATTACGAAATTTATCACCTTGAAAAGGTCTCAAGGTTAACACGTCCATGTCCAAATACAAACCACCTCCTTTGTGCATAGTAAGAAACCGAATGTAATCAGAGAAGTGAACTGTTTCATGTTCAGTTTTACGCCATTTGCCAGCATTATACCAACTCTGCAACGGTGTTCCAGCGAAGTAATAATCTTCGTTGAGTAAAATAGCCTCGATGTTCGGGTAGTTGGAAAGAATATCTAACCATAGAGGTTTATGGAAAAAGTCCGATGGATGACTTGACAAATGTTCATGACAAGAGATGAATAGCGGTCGAAGAAAGAGTTGAACAGGTCGATCGGGATTGTTTTTAGCAGCCGATTCCACAGCGCAACACTGGCGGAAATTGAGTTCGTTGGTACCGCTCGTTTCGTGAAAAAATATACGTTGATCCGTCAATCCTTTCTGTGATGTACTGTTGAAAGTTTTCCATTCGCTGGCACGTACATCCTTTTGCATTATTAGGCCATCGGCTATTGGTGGATCAACAGCCAACTTGCTGTTGACGCAAAGAATTTTAGCGGTGTGAGAAATTTGCGTGATCGCACTTTGGTCCTTCGCGGTGGAGAATAGTAAAACAAGGAGTGGCATGGGGAGTAGACAGACGACCATTTTTGTTAATCTTCTGGATGTCACCCTGCCAGTTGAATTTTGTTGGTTATCTGCTAGCGAAGTGGGATCACCTCCATTACAATTCAGATGTCCGACATTACGCTTAACGAAACGCCAAAATCTAACTTTAATACTCATGGTGCTCTACCAGGTGCGGAACTATCTTAGATTCTTTGGTCTGATGGAAAACTACTGTTcacggggaaaaaaaggtaagtAGATATGTGGATATTAAGGTTGCAGAGCATAAAAACGCCGCCAGGGTGCAAGTGATATCACGGGATTGGCCGGTCGATTTGGTAGTTGCCACAGGCCAAAAATCGCAATAgaaaaattgatgaaaatAACGGAAAATCGACAGAACGAACaccaatttcaaaatgttacACTTTTCAATGAGTAAAGAAAATCTGGCCTTAGTCCAAGTTCACAGGCTGTTGGAGACTGCTCAACCGGCGATAGGTGACGAGATAATCGTATTCCACAAGTTGTTCATCTTTAACCGGATGAAATGAAATCGTTTCATTGGAGCAACAGTCTGAtcccttaaaaataaaataaaatctgttATCAAAAATATATCTCGTGctgctagaaaaaaaatgtactggtttcgattgaaaaaaagcCCGAAGTGTTGCTTGATAATCCCAAGGCCTGTACAGGTTATGAAGGCTTAATTGCAGAAACCTTTGGGAACCGTTTGGATCGCGAGTATCGCCAAAGAGAACGTCCAATATCTCTAAACACATAGCTTATTGACAAAACATTGAATCAACCTCTACTGTAAAACGTTTAATACGAAATGACCCTTTACCAAGGTAAGAATCTTCTTCGCCATTAGGGCCGGGAATGCAAATGTCAAATTGTTTGTTGTAGACGTTCTCGATGAAAAGCCGAACCGTCTCCCTGGTCATCGCATATCCTGTTTTcagattagaaaaaaaacttctgAACAGAAGCAtgaaagataaaagaataccTGCTCCACCACCAAAATAGCCTTTGAGAAGTCGATTGTGAGCGAATTGTGAACCAAGAAAATGACGCATCGAAGAATCGTATGACGAAAGAAAGCGTCTCAAATTGTCCACGACAACATACCTGATGAACGAACAAGCATTCTTCATGATTATACGATTCGAAAATTACTTATTACTCACGTATCGTCGTCAGCTTTGAAAAACCAATCAGCGTCATTCAGATGGTGATCgtaaatgtattttaaaccTTCATACGTCTTTCCCCACAAAGTGTTGTAGGAATCTTCTACTGGTAGGCCAATCGAAGGTATTGTAGGATCTTTATACGTTACCACACAAAAGTAAATTGAACAATTTCAGTGCGACTTGGCTAATGAGCTAATACGTACCTGCTTTTGAGCTCATAAGCAGCAACGTATCACATTGTTTGCCCCATGTCTTCTGAATCAGTTGGGCTCTGCTCTTGCTATTTGTCGATATGGGGACCCAACACAGGATGCGAATGGGCAAACTCGAACCGATTTCTAATGCTTTTAAATTGAAGGTCAAAGATAAATgtttagataaaaaaaattgagataTAAAACTTAGCCTCACTATTGGAAGGACCGGAATGTTGAGCATCAGAATATGCTGTAGAGTTTGCCGCTCGAAAATGTCCGCCAAAAGAGTAGCAGCCAAGCATCAGGGTCACTAGCCACCAACAGCGTGAACAAAGTAGATTCGAGTTACGTAAAAATCGCGGCAGGTTAGTTCGCCGCATTTTAATCAGCTGAATTCCGATTAAACCATTTCCAAGACAGATACCTTTGAGGGAATAAAATTCAGAGTCGTACAACTGAGATAAAACTCTACAAGTCAATCTACTAGGAAAAAATTCACCTGATCTGGAGGGCAGTTATTGCTGGCAGCAGTTGAATCTCCATCGGctaagaaaaaatcaaaagaatgcCTTTTATTTGTAATCTAATTACACGTTGCATGAGCGATGAAAAAGACGTGTGCAATTGGAAACGCGCAAGGACGAAGTGGGCCTGCTTGCTGTGCTGCAGGCAATAACTCACCACACAAAATATCCAAAGGGTgggcaacaaaagaaaatggagggaAAATGGAAATCGGTGGAGAAGGAGGGGAACGTATTTATCGTGCCCTTCCTCTTGTTGAAAGCACGAAAGTAGGAAAGTTCGAGATTGCCAACCTTCgaacaaaatttttacattgcgCGTGTCTGAACAAGATTTTTTCGCCCTTGAAGCCTTCGATCCCATCAGGTCCGTTGCTGATTTTACTGTAAAACATCGAAAACAATATGTATGGAATATTACTTGAGCTCATTTTGAGTGTGGGAACACAAATTTTGcccttaaaaacaaacaaaaagcacCTATACCCCATTTCTATGCAAATGTGAGTAAAATGGAGGGAGGGAATAGTTGCACAAGTAACGCTAGGACTTCATTGTTGCGAGTGCTGTTGCCTCGATGCTGGGGGTTTGGGAAAAACGCGCGGCAAAATGTGGGAAGTGGTAGAGGACGGGTATGATATTTGCATTTTCATCGTACCCTTCCCCCTTGCATGGGACGCAAAAACTTACCTACGAATTACTTATGCAGATTAGTCACAATTtttatattgaaaaaaaaaacaactaaacagCCAGTTTGTACGGATAGCTCATTAGAATATGGTAATTATACAAAAACTGTGGGATTTCGTCTATCTGTCAATcaaatttttcagattttttttgtatttcaatcTTAAAATTTtcccaaacaaaagaaagctTTAATTTGATTACAATAAGCTAAGACTTGAAACTCTCACCCTCGTTTAACGAATACCAGGTCATAAAATCCTTGTCCTTTCATCAGTTCTTTGTTGTCGTATCCATTGGCCATCATGTGATTGGCTACTTGATTCAGCACTGTTTGGTTTTGCGACGTAATCTCAACCGTTAAGGTCTGGTGCAATAAGACAGAGAAAGCtcagaaaaaatgaatgaaaatatAAGCAAATAATTGGATTCACCTTAACATCGACAAGATGCCAGGGCACATTGGCCAGAACTTGACTTTCGGCGCCTTCGACGTCCAAGCTAAAATAGTCGACTTGGGTCCGTCCGACCGCCAACAGAATCGAGTAGAAAGGGAAACACTGGACGTCGATTAGTCCAATGCCGTACTTTTTTAGTCTTTCGGCCTCTAGcttcatttgcttttcattATCTTGTCGGTATATTTTTCCTGCTTGGTAGTCGGACTCGAAAGAGACCTTTACACGAATACGTCAGATTTCCTTAATGGTTATGGGAGATACGTTTAATTATTGAACAGGCAAGACGACTTACTTTGGTAGGAAAGGGCTCCGTAGAAAGGCAAACGGGTAAAGCCCAGGCATGGCGTCGTTTGGATAGCAATTTGCCAAAGGATTTTCGGTCTGGCTCGATGAGGATTCCATTCCATTTGAGTTGACGCTCCATGAAAAGTGAATTACTACCTTCTTCCCCATCAAAAGCTCCGCACTCGACAAAGAATCCTCCAATCTTTTCAACATCGTATTGTTTGACAGTGTTATAAACTTTGAAAAACGTGATTTGATTTCAGGAAGGGGTGATAACTATGAGCGTATACTTGATTGTGGAGGTGAGCTAGAACTACTTTGGATTGACCAGACGACGGATCTGCCACCAACGGACGAGACAGATTGAGAGAAACATCTGGTAATGATGGCTGGTACAAGTATCGACTCCGGATCAGTTTAATGACACACGGATGATCCTGTTGCAGCCGATTAGCGTTGACGTATTCTATAATCATTTGATCACCATTTACTAGGCAACTGTAGTTCAATGCCTTGTTTAAACGTAAAATGAACATACCTGTTGTGCATTCTAGACCAGGTGGTGGAACTAAAGTCGACCACTCTTTGCCGTAAGTCTCCCACATTAAATTATATAGCTCACTCTTACACGTCAGATTAAAATAGGGACAATGACGAGGATATGGATACATTAGAAGCAAAGTGACAATTGCTAAGAGAATGATAACTGCATTTCTCCGTTTGGTTCTCAAACGCCACATCactttgaatttcattttcgttctacccttcttttgttttggtggAGCGGATTACTTTTAAGCGTTACCACCCAACAAACAGACCTCTAAGGCAGGCCTTCCTAAGATCTGCCCGATGTTCTCTCTATACAGCCGGCTGTAACACAAAGCCATGagcttttcttctctttgcgTGAAGTGAAGTCAATATGCCCCTTGAGCGTTCAATGTTGTGGCAACTCTGACCTGATAACTAGAGGCTATGTAACCAGAAATGGAAAGCAAACTATTTCTCTGCATCCACAATTCAGCCTTGATTGAATCAACACAGACAATGTCATACCTATTCAATTTCTGATGTgaatctttttccttttttttttaatcgacaGATCAACAATGGCAATGCTCAGGAAAGAAGCTTTAATGgccaaaaggaaaacattgtTGGCTATTTTTTTAGCGACCGCGTTCGTGTTGATGTTGTACGTAAACCCTGGAGAACAACGAAAAAGTCTTCGCTTGTGTTCGAGGAGCATGCTGGACGGAAATCAATACACCAAGGAAACAAACGGAAATTTCCTGAGTGTCAATCAACATAGACCTTGTGTGCTTCGTCAGTACAGCATCGAAGATACTGCATCGTGTTTAGATTGGCTCTCGTCGTCCATCAAAAACGATCCATCAGCTGATGCAAAGTCACGGGGTAAATTCCACATTGCTTTTGCTGGTGATTCGAGAATCCGCATTCAATATCTCAGTTTCCTCAAGGTACGTAATCAAGATTGACGTGAAAAATCGATCGTTATAACGTCCATTGTTTTGCCAGTTGATTCCGGACTACGACCGAGACTCGGAAATGGATCCAACTGCCAAACATAAAGACGCAGATGTGGTCAGTCCCTTGTTTGGTGATTTGCTGATCAGTTTCCGCTGGCGTCCGCTTATCGCCGGTAAAGTGGTTGAGGATTTGATCCACTGGATCGATATTCTTGACAATGGCATTAAGCAAAGAAAGAATAGCAGCGATTACCCTCCCGATGTCCTTGTCATCGGTATGGCTTCGTGGGACATGCTGCAACAAGAAGGTGACGATCATATTTGGTATCAGAAAGGGGTGCAAGGATTGGTTCCATTGCTCCAGAAGCTAATGCTCCATAGCAAAGACTTAGTACTTACAAACAATGGCAAATCGAGGGATGTGCGTCATCGCAAAATCATTTGGTTAAACCAGTACACGACATTTGATTTCTTCGCCGACAACGCTGGAGCAAATCGCGTCATATACAAAGAGAAACTGCAACATTACAATCAAATTGCTCGGCAAATTTTCAGGTATAACTTCAGATATAAATTATGTGGAATGGGATTTGGATTAACTGTGATTGATAAACAGGGGCAGCGGCATAACAGTGTGGGATTCCGGTGATGCGATTGCTGAAGAGGCCGTTCGTGCATGCAAATTGCATCATCGCTACGAACGCGTCAAAGACTTTATGAGCGTGGCCTATATCAATTGCAAAGATTACATTCACGCTGGCTACATTGCATTGCAACAAATGACTCAACTCCTCTACAATGACGTGTGCAATAATCAACCTGATGAATTTTAAACGCCTCTTGttgaatgaaattatttattaatcGAAAACTAGAGCCAGATTGATGATTAACTAtgaaaatgattgattttttaGCGAGGATGCGGGAACACAAGGGACATCATCGAACCACCATTTACCAATATCATCGTAGCTTTCTGAAGATTGGCTGTCGATTGGCTCGTTTAGTTTTGCGCAAAGGGCACACCATCCATCAAAAGGCCTTCGATCCACCAGCCAATCTTTCTTCCATTCGAAATACCGCGCGTAGAGGTTAGGATTTTCGTCCAGTAAAATTAGATAGTCTGCCAGGGCTTTTGGTGATTGGAAATCCGCGGCGTGGATAAATGAATTGGATGGAGCGTAGGCGGAATAATCCGCCCCACCGTAAACGATGGGAACAGCGCCCACCTGGAGGGCCCGATAGAATTTCTCGGTGACGTAATCAGGACAGAGGGAGTTTTCTGCTGCGATGTAGAATTTGTAGTCGGCAAGAATGCTGTCGCATTCCAAGCTGTTCCAAGGCACGCAATTGAGGCCTTTGCTTCCGCATTCCCCGTACACGTCGATGGAGGGGAAGAAATCAAACAGCCGGCGAAAGAAAGTCTCACGACGACTCGCAGTCTTGCATTTCGAGACGAACCAAGCGATTTTCTTCGTCTTATTGCTCTTGCTGCTATTTTGCGTAATGTTAGTCATCATCGTTTGCAGGAATCTTCCTGGGTTTGGTGGCAGCAATCCAGGAGGCAAAGGAACTGGTAGAGTATCAATGCTTGTTGAATTCTTTCGCCTTAAAACACCGTAAGGTTCAGGTGAGTAGATGTCAGAATCTCGACGATACGTCATCGTCCAGTTGAAGAATCCTTTCGGTGTTGGCGACTGGAAAACCGGATACAACCTGCCGGATGATTCGGCTTCGTAAAACAGGAAGACATAACGTTGATGTGGCATCCTGTGCCTTGGCGTGTCGTTAACTGGGTCGTAATTGATGGGGTGGAAGATGATTGCATCACTTTCGTTTAATGAATTTCTATCGTTCGTTGTCACGCAGTTGGTGATCCGGCAACCTGCACGTACGAAAGGCTCCCGACCCATTCCGAACTTGAAATCTTTCCAGTCGAAGAAACTCGTCCAAAACAAGATTCGTTTGAATTGTTTACTTGCTGGTGAAGCGTCTTGCAGCAGCTGATTAGAAATTTCATTGCGATGTCGAATATTGACGTTGATTGGTGTGGCACTTTTCACATTGTGAATCGGTGTGATATAGTACGACAAAATGAAGATGAATGCGAATAGGCAAACTGGCGTGGCTATTTTCCATAGGACTCTAGTTCGGAGCTGACGACGGACGAGGCAAATGGCAACTAGACATTTTTTACTGATGaaatttctcattttgacTGAAACGCCGAGATTGCtatcaaagaaaatgttcaaatTTTGGGATATTTTGCTCACCTTCCAGTATTCCTCAtcctcagtttttttttgttacttttttttttgtatcgtttacttttcaattgaaatttcGATACAGCGCGGCAGCCAACGGAGGTGAATGTTGGAGGAGCAGACTGGATTTGAAGGAGATGGCCATCACCCACACAACCTACAGTACGTCCAATCAGGTTTTCAAAAGTCGAAAAAAGGGGAGTTGTCTGTATGTATAGCCAGaagcaaaaacagaaagaggagccaaaacaaaaactagaaaCATAGCAAAAGCGAAACCTCTATTGTATTCTCAAATGTTGAATATTacgaataaaacaaaaacaaacgaaaaaaaactagcgAGGCAAAATCAAGAGCTATAAAGACAACTAAGTTTTGTCAAATGAGATATGACGTGCCTCTTTGTTTTGAACGAAAATTAAATCATAATAACCCAATCCTGCCATCAAACCAACTTTCTTATAGTTCTGCTTTTCCATGTATCTGGTAAGAGATTGAACGTCCACTTGTCTCCTCGACGTCACCTCCACCGTTAATGTCTTGATGTCGACCTTGTGCCACGGAATGCTCATGAGGATTTGAGATTCGCTGCCCTCCACGTCGACGCTGAAATAATCGACTTGCGTTCGGCCGACGGCCAACAGGATCGAGTACAAGGGAAAGCATTGAACATTCACTATGTTTTCACTCGTTGTTATTTCCTCCTGATTGGATATTTTGTCACCATAAATTTCACCGGCAAGACCATCCTCGTAAAAGGCAACCTGATATCGTTCCA carries:
- the LOC130688470 gene encoding alpha-(1,3)-fucosyltransferase C-like, whose amino-acid sequence is MKRYRRFRFICRVIALLAIAIFTTVIAIVLATRLPHQGQHKLKPSPVPSPAIGSSSSKVKTILYWNSWDPTMGDQPLIKAQCPVTACLFTPDLTLFNQSDIVLISIETTPDFLVNRLPHQRFVFFVMESPTNTHQLPLLQNNRTRYNYFNWTMSYRRDSDIVLRDFLGAVVSKKHRDHQYPPRNEQRSNRTIKLSSVDTLERLVTNRGNRTKANADVSIINPWVRKKSKLVAWFVSHCDTPIQREEYARQLSQHVPVDMYGRCGTKQQVTSICDSAEDPYNCEESEALRAKYKFYLAFENSWCPDYVTEKFYRTLQFDTVPIVLGGADYQRFAPPHSYINALDFSTPKELADYLLLLDSSQELYAQYFQWRNDYNVFVPALDGWCDLCRMAHDETLPAKVYPDIKQWWIDNGECETDRTKYF
- the LOC130689255 gene encoding lactosylceramide 4-alpha-galactosyltransferase-like, encoding MPTIPVKFRLKYKFVNATKIITIICIAFVTLCYLNFIIPPLRHQNKDVAMDSRRIFFHETSGRGSLNFKQCCTIESVAKHNPTRPVQLFMSAKSLDVSGTNGPWMDILNNHYSNVNVVLINNDQFFKGSALQSWYENGEWRQSRFRTAHLSDYIRLVSMYRHGGLYMDLDYVVLKPLDEKLLHNVVLVEGIDGRQLNNGVMHFEAKHRLVKELIDYLSKGYDPEDYYLHGPTALTDVYVRLCSNGTGLGKCPDVCLLSYKHFCPIGPPFWHLYFEDASDQSLNMINSSYGVHLWNFLSSNEPVRMGTRQLYAILAEENCPITAKRMAEFIST
- the LOC130689253 gene encoding lactosylceramide 4-alpha-galactosyltransferase-like — its product is MSIKVRFWRFVKRNVGHLNCNGGDPTSLADNQQNSTGRVTSRRLTKMVVCLLPMPLLVLLFSTAKDQSAITQISHTAKILCVNSKLAVDPPIADGLIMQKDVRASEWKTFNSTSQKGLTDQRIFFHETSGTNELNFRQCCAVESAAKNNPDRPVQLFLRPLFISCHEHLSSHPSDFFHKPLWLDILSNYPNIEAILLNEDYYFAGTPLQSWYNAGKWRKTEHETVHFSDYIRFLTMHKGGGLYLDMDVLTLRPFQGDKFRNFLSYDGVAMKAVSSSVMHLEVGHWLATGMMRLLAEEYDPLDLGFHGSQAVGSLMHSSCALVRGNPESNTCKDIHLLPSNFFLPFGKMFAEKVNNWRAKSLKGSGVLTKLKNSYGVHTWKSVGNNPADLSNNPSVFGALAQIHCPISVARASEFQN
- the LOC130689254 gene encoding glycoprotein-N-acetylgalactosamine 3-beta-galactosyltransferase 1-like; the encoded protein is MRRTNLPRFLRNSNLLCSRCWWLVTLMLGCYSFGGHFRAANSTAYSDAQHSGPSNTLEIGSSLPIRILCWVPISTNSKSRAQLIQKTWGKQCDTLLLMSSKADPTIPSIGLPVEDSYNTLWGKTYEGLKYIYDHHLNDADWFFKADDDTYVVVDNLRRFLSSYDSSMRHFLGSQFAHNRLLKGYFGGGAGYAMTRETVRLFIENVYNKQFDICIPGPNGEEDSYLAMCLEILDVLFGDTRDPNGSQRFLQLSLHNLYRPWDYQATLRAFFQSKPGSDCCSNETISFHPVKDEQLVEYDYLVTYRRLSSLQQPVNLD
- the LOC132087713 gene encoding uncharacterized protein LOC132087713, yielding MKFKVMWRLRTKRRNAVIILLAIVTLLLMYPYPRHCPYFNLTCKSELYNLMWETYGKEWSTLVPPPGLECTTEYVNANRLQQDHPCVIKLIRSRYLYQPSLPDVSLNLSRPLVADPSSGQSKVVLAHLHNQIGGFFVECGAFDGEEGSNSLFMERQLKWNGILIEPDRKSFGKLLSKRRHAWALPVCLSTEPFPTKVSFESDYQAGKIYRQDNEKQMKLEAERLKKYGIGLIDVQCFPFYSILLAVGRTQVDYFSLDVEGAESQVLANVPWHLVDVKTLTVEITSQNQTVLNQVANHMMANGYDNKELMKGQGFYDLVFVKRG
- the LOC130688469 gene encoding uncharacterized protein LOC130688469; the encoded protein is MLYVNPGEQRKSLRLCSRSMLDGNQYTKETNGNFLSVNQHRPCVLRQYSIEDTASCLDWLSSSIKNDPSADAKSRGKFHIAFAGDSRIRIQYLSFLKLIPDYDRDSEMDPTAKHKDADVVSPLFGDLLISFRWRPLIAGKVVEDLIHWIDILDNGIKQRKNSSDYPPDVLVIGMASWDMLQQEGDDHIWYQKGVQGLVPLLQKLMLHSKDLVLTNNGKSRDVRHRKIIWLNQYTTFDFFADNAGANRVIYKEKLQHYNQIARQIFRGSGITVWDSGDAIAEEAVRACKLHHRYERVKDFMSVAYINCKDYIHAGYIALQQMTQLLYNDVCNNQPDEF
- the LOC130688468 gene encoding alpha-(1,3)-fucosyltransferase C-like, with amino-acid sequence MRNFISKKCLVAICLVRRQLRTRVLWKIATPVCLFAFIFILSYYITPIHNVKSATPINVNIRHRNEISNQLLQDASPASKQFKRILFWTSFFDWKDFKFGMGREPFVRAGCRITNCVTTNDRNSLNESDAIIFHPINYDPVNDTPRHRMPHQRYVFLFYEAESSGRLYPVFQSPTPKGFFNWTMTYRRDSDIYSPEPYGVLRRKNSTSIDTLPVPLPPGLLPPNPGRFLQTMMTNITQNSSKSNKTKKIAWFVSKCKTASRRETFFRRLFDFFPSIDVYGECGSKGLNCVPWNSLECDSILADYKFYIAAENSLCPDYVTEKFYRALQVGAVPIVYGGADYSAYAPSNSFIHAADFQSPKALADYLILLDENPNLYARYFEWKKDWLVDRRPFDGWCALCAKLNEPIDSQSSESYDDIGKWWFDDVPCVPASSLKNQSFS